A single genomic interval of Spirosoma taeanense harbors:
- a CDS encoding FG-GAP repeat domain-containing protein: MKLLLFLLAPLLVCAQTPKPNFKIQVVDNQIDIGYGLAIGDVDGDRKPDILMADQKEFVWYRNPGNKTSPWTRYVMAANLTPQDNVCIAARDLDGDGRVEVAVGAGWNPAETSDSTKSGAVFYLIRPKDPTQLWESVRLPHEVTTHRMRWAKTGSAYQLVVVPLHGLGNKNGEGRGVRVWGYELPKNPRGAWKRHLVDSTLHLTHNFEIWEDGPTTGLILAGKEGGKILEWKNGAWRYMPDEAARNALGLLTNNVEGIGEIRRFNNGKGIATIQPMHGSLLQVENGYYSLKTPRAVITDKEISVLTDKFSQGHALVCGDFLGVGHDQIVAGWRNPNAEGKVGVRLFMPQDTDNFQGYPLDDSVRMACEDLQAADLDGDGDLDLIASGRATLNVLIYWNQLKP, encoded by the coding sequence ATGAAACTTCTTCTTTTCCTACTTGCTCCCCTGCTGGTTTGCGCCCAGACGCCCAAGCCGAACTTCAAGATTCAGGTGGTTGATAATCAGATTGACATTGGCTATGGGCTGGCCATTGGCGACGTCGACGGCGACCGTAAGCCTGATATTCTGATGGCCGATCAGAAAGAGTTTGTCTGGTATCGGAACCCCGGCAACAAAACCAGCCCGTGGACACGCTACGTTATGGCGGCCAACCTGACCCCGCAGGATAACGTCTGCATTGCCGCCCGCGATCTCGATGGCGACGGGCGCGTAGAGGTAGCCGTAGGGGCCGGCTGGAATCCGGCCGAAACCAGCGACAGTACGAAATCCGGCGCTGTTTTCTACCTGATTCGACCCAAAGACCCAACGCAGCTCTGGGAGTCGGTACGGTTGCCGCATGAGGTAACGACCCACCGGATGCGCTGGGCGAAAACGGGCTCTGCTTATCAACTGGTTGTTGTGCCGCTGCACGGGCTGGGCAACAAAAACGGCGAAGGCCGGGGCGTTCGGGTCTGGGGTTATGAGCTGCCCAAAAATCCACGCGGTGCCTGGAAGCGACACCTGGTTGATTCAACGCTGCATTTGACGCACAACTTTGAAATCTGGGAAGATGGCCCGACTACGGGTCTGATTCTGGCCGGAAAGGAAGGCGGTAAAATTCTGGAATGGAAAAATGGCGCGTGGCGTTACATGCCCGACGAGGCCGCCCGTAACGCGCTCGGCCTGCTCACCAACAACGTAGAAGGCATCGGCGAAATCCGGCGGTTCAACAACGGCAAGGGTATTGCGACCATTCAGCCCATGCACGGCAGCTTGCTGCAGGTCGAAAATGGCTATTATTCGCTCAAAACTCCGCGCGCAGTCATCACCGATAAGGAAATCAGCGTGCTCACAGACAAGTTCAGCCAGGGGCACGCGCTGGTGTGCGGTGATTTTTTGGGGGTGGGCCACGACCAGATCGTAGCGGGCTGGCGCAATCCGAATGCCGAAGGGAAAGTTGGCGTCCGGCTGTTTATGCCCCAAGACACGGATAATTTCCAGGGTTATCCGCTGGACGACAGCGTACGAATGGCCTGCGAAGACCTTCAGGCCGCCGACCTCGACGGCGATGGTGATTTGGATCTGATCGCATCGGGCCGGGCAACGCTGAACGTCCTGATTTACTGGAATCAACTAAAACCCTGA
- the arfB gene encoding alternative ribosome rescue aminoacyl-tRNA hydrolase ArfB, producing MDATRLLPDVQYQFARSGGAGGQNVNKVATKAELRFNVRQSPLLTDAERAVLEDKLATKLTTEGELVLTHQTERTQLANKEKVTQKFYRLIEKAFEKPKPRKATKPSKASVAERIAGKKRKGEVKEGRRKVDY from the coding sequence ATGGACGCGACTCGTTTACTACCCGACGTGCAGTATCAGTTTGCCCGCAGCGGGGGGGCCGGTGGTCAGAATGTCAACAAAGTAGCCACGAAGGCGGAGTTACGGTTCAACGTTCGCCAGTCGCCCCTGCTGACCGATGCGGAGCGGGCTGTCCTGGAAGATAAGCTGGCTACTAAACTAACGACCGAGGGTGAGCTGGTGCTGACCCACCAGACCGAACGGACACAGCTGGCCAATAAAGAGAAGGTAACGCAGAAGTTTTATCGGCTCATTGAAAAGGCTTTTGAAAAGCCAAAGCCCCGGAAAGCCACAAAACCCTCGAAGGCATCGGTAGCGGAGCGTATCGCCGGGAAAAAGCGAAAAGGAGAGGTAAAGGAAGGACGCCGAAAAGTGGATTACTAA
- a CDS encoding 3-keto-disaccharide hydrolase — MKKFLLPCLLLSTMVFAAPPIKKPKWTSLFDGKAIKGWHSYHKDGVVGWSVEDGTMTPDGTGGDLVTDKEYENFELEFDFKIPKGSNSGVVYKVIDSPDIKSTYMSGPEYQVIDDKGYLDGEGKPYKLKDSQLTGANYDVQPPSDMNAAKPAGEWNKGRIVVNNNHVEHYLNGKKVVEYEYGTDQWKEMVAKSKFASWPYATPHAKGKIALQNHSPKERVWYRNIQIREL, encoded by the coding sequence ATGAAAAAATTCCTTCTTCCCTGCTTGCTACTCAGCACAATGGTGTTTGCCGCGCCCCCCATCAAGAAACCTAAATGGACGTCGCTGTTCGACGGAAAGGCCATTAAAGGCTGGCACAGCTACCATAAAGACGGGGTCGTTGGCTGGTCTGTTGAGGACGGAACCATGACACCCGATGGTACGGGGGGCGACCTCGTAACGGATAAGGAATACGAAAACTTTGAACTGGAGTTCGATTTCAAAATTCCGAAGGGCAGCAACAGCGGGGTTGTGTATAAAGTAATCGACAGCCCGGATATCAAATCAACCTACATGTCGGGACCGGAGTATCAGGTTATCGACGACAAAGGGTATCTGGATGGCGAAGGCAAGCCGTATAAACTCAAAGACAGCCAGCTGACGGGGGCCAATTACGACGTTCAGCCGCCCTCTGATATGAATGCCGCAAAGCCAGCGGGCGAATGGAACAAAGGCCGGATTGTGGTGAACAATAATCACGTTGAACACTACCTCAACGGTAAGAAAGTCGTTGAGTATGAGTACGGAACCGACCAGTGGAAAGAAATGGTCGCCAAAAGCAAATTTGCCAGCTGGCCTTACGCTACGCCACATGCTAAAGGCAAAATCGCTCTGCAAAATCACAGCCCTAAAGAGCGCGTCTGGTACCGCAACATCCAGATCCGCGAGCTGTAA
- a CDS encoding FAD-binding and (Fe-S)-binding domain-containing protein: MFRLTPKPPFPTLQPSFEGDLYFDESPEHTAQRVLYATDASVYQEMPVAVALPKSVADIKRLLRFAQTNSLGLIPRAAGTSLAGQVVGSGIVVDISKYFGQILEVNAPAQWVRVQPGVIRDDLNAFLKPHGLLFGPETSTASRAMIGGMIGNNSCGLHSIIWGTTRDHLLEVRAVLSDGAEVTFGPLTRLQFEAKCRGENVVSPLEQRLYVQFRDWLSDTAVQKNIRDGYPKPTVTRRNTGYALDALLPFFQAEAPFNFAHLIAGSEGTLCFITEAKLNLLPLPPKETALVCAHFNTIRQSLEANLVALAHGCSASELVDDYILQLTKTNIEQAKNRYFVEGDPKAILMVEFFDETAEGVAQRADAFVHALREKELGYAYPVLFDEDTKKPWALRKAGLSIMYNIPGDDKPANVVEDTAVDVNDLPDYIDELDRMAWEQHGLKLEYSAHAGAGEIHALPLINLKSSEGRAKFRALLMDTAQLVKKYGGSLSGEHGDGRLRGECIAFMLGPENYLLCKVVKTLWDPHNTFNPGKVVDTPPMNESLRSEADVVVPQPKTIFDFSRDGGLLELAEKCSGSGDCRKTEISGGTMCPSYMATRRERDTTRARANILRHFYTNQEKPAYRDYEAVNEVLDLCLSCKGCKAECPSSVDMTRMKAEFIQQQYAERGVPIRSRLVGNFTRLMSLASLAPWAYNAMYNTPAIRRMANRAVGFHPERTMPELARTTLRHWAKGRGQGANKVVPRPSAPGPLLFCDEFTNYNDVEVGQKAIQLLERLGYSVRIPEHVESGRTYLSKGLVEDARKIAIRNVTLLKDLVTDETPLIGLEPSAILTFRDEYPDLVPTELKADAQRIARNTFLFEEWLASEADAGRIDRSLFTTEARQVKVHGHCHQKALSSMVPVKKVLSLPKNYSVQLIPSGCCGMAGSFGYEAEHYDLSMQIGELVLFPAVRNTTESVIISAAGTSCRHQIKDGTGRKAQHPAEILFDALK, translated from the coding sequence ATGTTTCGCCTGACGCCCAAACCGCCCTTTCCTACGTTACAGCCTTCGTTCGAGGGCGACCTGTATTTCGATGAATCGCCCGAACATACTGCCCAGCGGGTGCTTTACGCGACAGATGCGTCGGTATATCAGGAAATGCCGGTGGCGGTGGCCCTGCCTAAATCCGTTGCCGACATCAAGCGGCTACTGCGGTTTGCGCAGACCAATAGCCTGGGGCTGATTCCACGCGCGGCTGGAACGTCGCTGGCGGGACAGGTCGTTGGCAGCGGGATTGTCGTCGATATTTCCAAGTACTTCGGACAGATTCTGGAGGTGAACGCGCCGGCGCAGTGGGTGCGCGTGCAGCCGGGGGTTATCCGCGATGATCTCAACGCGTTCCTCAAGCCGCACGGTCTGCTGTTTGGCCCCGAAACGTCCACGGCCAGCCGGGCCATGATCGGCGGTATGATCGGCAATAACTCCTGTGGCCTACACTCGATTATCTGGGGCACCACCCGCGATCACCTGCTGGAAGTTCGGGCGGTGCTGAGCGACGGAGCCGAAGTAACGTTCGGGCCGCTTACCCGGTTGCAGTTCGAGGCCAAATGCCGGGGCGAAAACGTCGTCAGTCCGCTCGAACAGCGGCTTTACGTTCAGTTCCGCGACTGGCTGTCGGATACTGCCGTCCAGAAAAATATCCGCGACGGCTATCCCAAACCGACCGTAACGCGCCGGAATACGGGTTACGCGCTGGATGCCCTGCTTCCTTTTTTCCAGGCCGAGGCTCCGTTCAATTTTGCGCATTTGATTGCCGGTTCGGAGGGTACGCTTTGCTTTATTACCGAAGCCAAACTGAATCTGCTGCCGCTGCCGCCGAAAGAAACGGCCCTGGTCTGCGCTCATTTCAATACCATCCGGCAGTCGCTGGAAGCGAATCTGGTGGCGCTGGCGCACGGCTGCTCGGCTTCCGAACTGGTGGACGATTACATCCTGCAACTCACCAAAACTAACATTGAGCAGGCCAAGAACCGCTATTTTGTTGAAGGCGACCCGAAGGCAATCCTGATGGTTGAGTTTTTTGATGAAACAGCGGAAGGCGTTGCGCAGCGGGCCGACGCGTTTGTTCATGCCCTGCGGGAAAAAGAGTTAGGTTACGCCTACCCGGTTCTGTTCGACGAAGACACGAAAAAACCCTGGGCGTTACGTAAGGCGGGCCTGAGTATCATGTACAATATTCCCGGCGACGATAAACCGGCCAATGTGGTTGAGGATACGGCCGTTGATGTAAACGACCTGCCCGACTACATTGACGAGCTGGACCGCATGGCCTGGGAGCAGCACGGCCTGAAACTGGAATATTCGGCCCATGCCGGAGCCGGTGAAATCCACGCGCTACCGCTCATCAACCTGAAGTCTTCCGAAGGACGGGCCAAGTTCCGGGCCTTGCTGATGGATACGGCCCAACTGGTGAAAAAATACGGCGGCTCGCTGTCGGGCGAACACGGCGACGGGCGGCTGCGGGGCGAGTGCATCGCGTTCATGCTCGGCCCCGAAAATTATCTGCTCTGCAAAGTCGTCAAAACGCTCTGGGACCCGCACAATACGTTCAATCCCGGCAAGGTGGTCGATACGCCCCCCATGAACGAGTCGTTACGTTCGGAAGCCGACGTAGTCGTGCCGCAACCCAAAACCATTTTTGATTTTTCGCGGGATGGCGGCTTGCTCGAACTGGCCGAAAAGTGCTCGGGTTCGGGCGACTGCCGGAAAACCGAAATTTCGGGTGGAACAATGTGCCCCAGCTATATGGCCACCCGGCGCGAACGCGATACGACCCGGGCGCGGGCCAACATCCTGCGGCACTTTTATACGAACCAGGAAAAACCTGCCTACCGCGACTACGAAGCCGTCAACGAGGTACTGGACCTGTGCCTGTCCTGCAAAGGCTGCAAGGCGGAATGCCCCAGCAGTGTCGATATGACCCGTATGAAGGCCGAGTTCATCCAGCAGCAATATGCCGAACGGGGCGTTCCGATCCGGTCCCGGCTGGTTGGAAACTTTACCCGCCTGATGTCGCTGGCGAGTCTGGCACCCTGGGCCTACAACGCCATGTACAATACCCCTGCGATCCGGCGCATGGCGAACCGCGCCGTTGGTTTTCATCCCGAGCGGACCATGCCCGAGCTGGCCCGCACAACCCTGCGGCACTGGGCGAAGGGCCGGGGGCAGGGCGCGAATAAGGTTGTACCCAGGCCATCGGCTCCAGGCCCTCTGCTGTTCTGCGACGAGTTTACCAACTACAACGACGTGGAAGTTGGCCAGAAAGCCATTCAGTTGCTGGAGCGATTAGGCTACAGCGTCCGTATTCCGGAGCATGTCGAGAGTGGCCGGACGTATCTGTCGAAAGGTCTGGTCGAAGATGCCCGGAAGATTGCCATTCGGAACGTAACCCTGCTCAAAGACCTCGTTACCGACGAAACGCCCCTGATTGGTCTGGAGCCATCGGCTATCCTGACGTTCCGCGACGAGTACCCCGATCTGGTCCCGACCGAGCTGAAAGCCGACGCGCAGCGTATCGCCAGAAATACCTTTCTATTTGAAGAATGGCTGGCTAGCGAAGCTGATGCCGGACGGATTGACCGGAGCCTGTTCACGACCGAAGCGCGTCAGGTAAAAGTACACGGCCATTGCCACCAGAAAGCCCTGTCGAGCATGGTGCCGGTCAAGAAAGTGCTGTCGTTACCTAAAAATTATTCGGTGCAGCTGATTCCATCCGGTTGCTGCGGCATGGCCGGTTCATTCGGTTACGAGGCCGAGCATTACGATCTGTCGATGCAGATTGGCGAGCTGGTGTTATTTCCGGCGGTGCGGAACACAACCGAATCCGTTATCATTTCGGCAGCCGGAACGTCCTGTCGTCACCAGATCAAGGACGGTACCGGCCGGAAAGCGCAGCACCCGGCGGAGATCCTGTTCGACGCACTCAAGTAA